From Nycticebus coucang isolate mNycCou1 chromosome 6, mNycCou1.pri, whole genome shotgun sequence, the proteins below share one genomic window:
- the STARD9 gene encoding stAR-related lipid transfer protein 9 isoform X9: MLPPVPDPTHQISEQTSSEEHLPQGASYCPRTGRLRRNGLHSSGPGKPCTAGGASARRGASAQGTCLTVSPKSVGIQEMSRVGKQLHQKVSQSLASLSQSANKLKSRSGLQTLTPTTQIRRAKGPAASYISLCSEGPKQPALHRKTMKTFRGEYKPLSASRPSKRRHKVLAARVRDIAKKSFYLPHGTPLKRQLNAGDLDTMAPLGDSSPQVFHAREKDNDSSDTDINYSVSSLSCVYAKALVEPPKLEDPQGKQWNLSEPDNSESDDSQISEDSLAEKEYQSLNGRSGASHHTNSHGHCRIRTRTSVRGFAVPSDSVLLAQVGLIEAGKEVGKDEREEPSLGSADEMPTETFWHLQDSHLPPVSQEAARSLNTINHRTGARLDATLPVSKSSSLDPQFQPHYEQSESEAEASYSEQANPLRGMQLSVESPLMSMDSWFSCDSKTNPSSPLGIVGSLCPSTDVQEFHPCDGERPGYWLNIEEQRSAGVKTVLSYSSQLPQGRTERPWGVGEEYTTSAFGASKLSIWGAQRLLQSGADGPSLGRSLPDMSQQGSSEVSHGSNVSGAPAASATSFNHGGSTQERDWATLQQKYLLELSVLEATEEFRPAFCCPEEDSGSLTQASGQGRDTILPVGPRVASSLDFNNFPIPVSKIRRVRAEKDQNSLKAKLEGPSDFFNPSEKEVSYNDTYSADLESLSSVSINAQVFPEENNIPHSVIEAHKTKQSNLEECFQGGRKPRLRTSSDEYFFQKSTCHKNVIIATKTDQPSQDCTPFRKKTVIQPGQLRPNSHYPLQEEKADWQESDREAAGRRAEDAFAFPSDAELSFHSAPWSPPQSSLQPPPLETFYVTKSRDALTETALEIPAYREAKPPSPPPREAWGVGHLLQNAYLKKNFPVLLQNQKPTIASSQRVTAERPVDTNPREVIQELGKCPGNTKEESRNSVYFFVAQNRHLPRSGGTKVWEFENQVGMLNIKHGLEALEGEESASSDHSRCGKPLLLTCESEAGWEEEQDQSIVLRQTQAHDRKRQFPSGARSDFTCRTINLGFEKDMPGETAVSLKSQSVHHRVSSPVTVAWGESPTPKWGGKNETGLLGKALHPKDCSEEFKLPRTESTYGKFQLVTCFQERNPSEHKGCGRLQEMLNPKEEPSGKKQNKRANNADEMARLIRSIMQLENDILEMESTKNKKLCAAHTPAVKKEFMIQGQKDQEKADRVLRPASPGKCLSFEDQPSSPKQTDDVICRDGKARQVEVCSSTGSHPHVREITLSLQMSRECIQERNSMSGHIHSAELAQDVCDSLGTCTAHREPTNTSLHPKRRRRKSLAKAQPLQPRPERSSENDSNLGKVLASLKGQPWGLGSPEELETVKSYQESQIAKYLSSSKQEEPTAQGGIEMAVQRGGDLQDKNKMMSLTQEFFGPSHLYLGTFFSQETIGPLPSQQDPSTAPFHQDLSNTLPLNSPNLPSSCLHASDAVDISSVDFVLDPTTLKIPKSPWVARAEPQEQSGKSRSHSPQGKVRESTLVAHAALCESVISMAPGAHHFEAPESIAARLSVSTSPQDQGGDHGITSMDLSTKEGLPSEAEVAVQKEIGANSLSRGSSQLEKRVSFSLQENNNQGTEAKQKAEEEAEAFLGPVSLPRVPHPEPRLLEPSVYASMCLAILEDIRQAKAQGKQLNDLVAGGTVFPYYETLLECSSRAAGRHQYKQMDQSVSDSTGNEGEAQGSDGASVSAEPGHLSVDKRKLQTSPLSADSFQPSPNTDADRGPWCPTQASSYAASALGERHCPGELKHFLGAYEQLICHSTSSIIIEKKEEATRTFSFVDPVDCNSLLSSAAVQGDRKITPEKGVAALSSQAPCDDSGVIMGGQSKSAPRGTTEDMSPARRASSPEHQEPRAQDTAYIVGSGNFLLTAQGEKTAQLESQTVICDAQDSASLFSKQDHIQSLEAFIGLEEGWASPQQGIVLPGAMRKVKLGAPAQQHVEWKGRIVSELTEASRACSKHPGPTSFPDQRPSPDPGAVREEGPYRCGKEILDCLLFSGSTEGNRTLSPPRREEGSRIVPSCQSWHSQPTATPACPSCSSTLLCYREGDPGKETLKSAPLTVHPPCVVPSEAYERDETRESSFREADMLLTHGPELQDLNMKVRPAENSTLEPSTMAAILSPAQGYNSPSTSDVKTSASSYSAADSSVWIPENKVAEKKATEDPKFAPFPAGMYSESLRHFQGSSIGGQDAQVSQTKAEPPATTQGPHILNLSERPTESELTVELQLGCFKNAIRCLSENTQFSTKSRDNNCLNSQAKSIACWKHVSSPQDDNLWEEEEQQRDQASDAQGKTTPPSNDGGLDGCEITEAGKEVAVAKVFSLSFEDPAAVPLEQRETPQPVAQRPDQPQHRYSIPMIAIFSGPQHSESSPRQQLPVFSSSPSLRELNLNVKPLSSIDQDIPGPEKQWYPPLKGFPSGKSVVRVSLKATDSDEKASSTVGDGTADDRPLKPITPPYPTSPTASCMPTPAFVTSWMPDALDQAQQGKPERLGVQVRPDNWGSQLGKEILHFGSNDINPYIPLWYPEGPAYIGWKQYVFGSAADVSSSQKLWDLTPSNVAPGGAVDVSCSQKPWDLTPSNVAQGGAIDVSSSQKPWDLTPSNVAQGSAVDVSCIKKPWDLTPSNVASGGAVDVSCSQKPWDLTPSNVAPGGAVDVSCSQKPWDLTPSNVAQGGAIDVSSSQKPWDLTPSNVAQGGAVDVSCIKKPWDLTPSNVAQGGAIDVSCSQKPWDLTPSNVAEWSNMGNGLEDQNSPFLSPLSTHVNTQDLASTYSSIENSQASNETQEIRRASFVLGHPPVLTRPEGAAPTSGLDRPQCKGPPVETGCLRSKSPSGEGSATGLVKEIMPLCLSETGCPKGKVRTSTFEKGTQTLGCRLRWSCTDISAQSEASAMATPELASWASMHNLSLHLSQLLHSTSELLGSLSKPSVDRKEHNTKRNTPDEAPQTLLMMDSFTQTTVDEGSQTDLISPLCYQASEAKPQETDRILKVPSSDTSTMSQEKGDVAQKREEAEETAWKMAQPPDLQEEGTHCRSQSPPTPSAPLQFQKDAIGQNLPSVSPAVSDAFLPPISQPEESSSMVVSNSSLSTSHSPGLFLNISQALGEPREQKELDSTNALLVDRASSPILTLCPSTQELGLPPGSLTPSAPPLEGHQKLDSYPDPPLGILEPLMDNYSQTIESDGCQRAEKPGGEGRSPLERSVVRSFLELRSTHSPQQSPDLQVNFIEQPPQQRELSTTTEVQSKLIPLPWPQRSQRLADSLVPEEVSPELGPLSSKGPSRWQSRSENAGESSVPPGEPQPPLDLFSSWRGLQHLSPCPISELTDNTRLQDPALSLPQACQPEGQLRPSSQMCMTPDPQHHNLRDLPVHNKFRNWHGVQDGSSGSPGMTEELGASCDLSYGEQGQSTPHPLEGQNQGPEWSQREQIPLQVGTQNLSLSMELTEAKLHRGFGESDALLQVLQSGAGEALAPDKPALSIWEELHARQKTTIENLRRERAERLQNFRRTRSLSPQKQLSLLPNRDFLTQDLDLPSRRREYLQQLRKDVVETTRSPESVSRPAHSPLDIELMLRDYQRAREEARAEIARARDRLRERAEQEKLRIRRQITSQLLREEEKLHSLANSSSLCTSSNGSLSSGMTSGYNSSPALSGQLQSPENMEHLSLADSKDTWTEDGRGLSTVRNSHLNLAWSAWKSSAYSRRASVGSYCCSPASQSSLGTCCTSYQDLAKHIVDTSMADVMAACSDNLHNLFSGQAAAGWNHQGEEQAVQLYFKVFSSTRHGFLGAGVVSQPLSHVWAAVSDPTLWPLYHKPIQTVRLYQRVTNNINLVYLVCNTTLCALKQPRDFCCVCVEAKEGPLSIVAAQSVYDTSMPRPSQKVVRGEILPSAWILQPITMEGKESTRVIYLAQVELGAPGFPPQLLSSFIKQQPLVIARLASFLGS, from the exons ATGTTACCACCTGTGCCTGACCCCACTCACCAGATATCGGAGCAAACATCATCTGAAGAGCACTTGCCACAGGGTGCTTCTTACTGTCCAAGGACGGGGCGTCTCCGCAGGAATGGTCTCCATTCCTCAGGCCCAGGGAAGCCTTGTACAGCTGGAGGAGCCTCGGCCAGGAGGGGAGCCTCAGCTCAAGGCACCTGCCTTACTGTGAGCCCCAAGTCTGTTGGCATCCAGGAAATGAGTCGAGTGGGTAAGCAGCTCCATCAGAAGGTGTCCCAGAGCTTAGCATCTCTGAGCCAATCAGCTAACAAGCTAAAGTCAAGGAGTGGGCTCCAAACCCTCACCCCTACCACCCAGATCAGAAGGGCTAAGGGACCAGCTGCCTCCTATATTTCCCTGTGTTCTGAAGGACCCAAGCAGCCAGCTCTGCACAGAAAGACCATGAAGACTTTTCGGGGAGAATATAAACCACTTTCTGCAAGCAGGCCATCAAAAAGGCGCCATAAGGTGTTGGCAGCCAGGGTCAGAGACATTGCCAAAAAGTCCTTTTATCTGCCTCATGGCACTCCCTTGAAGAGACAGCTCAATGCAGGGGACCTAGACACCATGGCCCCACTTGGAGATTCCAGCCCACAAGTGTTCCATGCCAGAGAAAAAGACaatgactcctctgacacagatATTAATTACTCCGTGAGTTCTCTCTCTTGTGTCTATGCCAAAGCCCTGGTGGAGCCCCCAAAGCTAGAGGACCCTCAGGGGAAGCAGTGGAATCTCTCAGAGCCAGACAATTCTGAAAGTGATGACAGCCAAATATCTGAGGACTCACTGGCTGAAAAGGAGTACCAAAGTCTCAACGGCCGCTCAGGGGCCAGCCATCACACCAACAGCCATGGCCACTGCAGGATCAGAACTAGAACCTCTGTGAGGGGCTTCGCTGTGCCCTCAGACAGTGTCTTACTTGCTCAAGTTGGACTGATCGAGGCGGGGAAGGAAGTAGGGAAAGATGAACGAGAAGAGCCTTCTCTTGGCTCAGCTGATGAGATGCCCACAGAGACTTTCTGGCACCTGCAGGACTCTCATCTGCCTCCAGTGAGCCAGGAGGCAGCGCGCAGCCTCAATACCATCAACCACAGGACAGGAGCAAGGCTGGATGCCACCCTGCCAGTGAGCAAGTCATCTTCCCTTGatcctcagttccagccccattaTGAACAGTCTGAGTCAGAGGCGGAGGCGAGCTACTCCGAACAAGCCAACCCTCTCCGAGGCATGCAGCTTTCAGTAGAGAGCCCACTGATGTCCATGGATTCCTGGTTTTCCTGTGACTCTAAGACCAACCCCAGCAGCCCCCTAGGAATAGTAGGTTCTTTATGTCCAAGTACTGATGTGCAGGAATTTCATCCCTGTGATGGTGAGAGGCCTGGATACTGGCTAAATATTGAAGAACAAAGGTCAGCAGGTGTCAAAACAGTCCTGTCCTATAGCTCTCAACTGCCCCAGGGCAGGACTGAGCGCCCCTGGGGTGTAGGAGAGGAGTACACAACCTCTGCATTTGGTGCATCCAAGCTATCCATCTGGGGAGCTCAGAGGCTTCTTCAATCAGGAGCTGATGGCCCCTCTCTGGGCAGAAGCCTCCCTGACATGTCCCAGCAGGGCAGCTCCGAAGTGTCCCACGGTTCCAATGTGTCAGGTGCACCAGCTGCCTCTGCCACCTCATTCAATCATGGAGGCAGCACCCAGGAAAGGGATTGGGCCACCCTTCAGCAAAAGTATCTCCTTGAACTCTCAGTTTTGGAAGCTACAGAAGAGTTCAGGCCAGCTTTCTGCTGCCCTGAGGAAGACTCTGGTTCCCTGACCCAAGCTTCTGGCCAAGGACGAGATACTATATTGCCAGTTGGTCCCAGGGTAGCTAGCAGTCTGGATTTTAATAACTTTCCAATCCCTGTATCCAAAATCAGGCGTGTGAGAGCAGAGAAAGATCAGAACAGTTTAAAGGCCAAGTTAGAAGGTCCTTCAGATTTCTTTAACCCTAGTGAGAAGGAGGTGAGTTACAATGACACTTACTCAGCAGACTTAGAATCGTTGTCTTCTGTATCAATAAATGCACAGGTCTTTCCAGAAGAGAACAACATACCACATTCCGTGATAGAAGCACATAAAACCAAACAGAGTAACTTGGAAGAATGTTTTCAGGGTGGCAGGAAACCTAGACTTAGGACTTCCTctgatgagtattttttccaGAAGAGCACTTGTCACAAAAATGTCATCATAGCCACCAAAACAGACCAACCATCCCAAGACTGCACTCCTTTTAGGAAAAAGACTGTAATCCAGCCAGGGCAATTAAGACCTAACAGCCACTATCCTCTACAGGAGGAGAAGGCAGATTGGCAAGAGAGCGACAGGGAAGCAGCAGGAAGACGCGCAGAGGATGCCTTTGCCTTTCCATCAGATGCGGAGCTATCCTTCCACTCTGCTCCCTGGAGTCCACCCCAGTCTTCTCTGCAGCCTCCTCCCTTGGAAACATTCTATGTGACCAAAAGCAGGGATGCCCTGACAGAAACTGCTTTAGAGATTCCGGCTTATAGAGAAGCAAAGCCGCCTTCCCCACCCCCTAGGGAAGCCTGGGGCGTTGGCCACCTCCTCCAAAACGCTTATTTGAAGAAGAATTTTCCAGTACTGTTACAAAACCAGAAGCCCACAATTGCCTCATCTCAGCGGGTCACAGCAGAGAGGCCAGTGGATACAAACCCCAGGGAAGTGATCCAAGAATTAGGGAAATGTCCTGGAAATACTAAAGAAGAAAGCCgtaattcagtttatttttttgttgctcagAACAGACATCTTCCCCGCTCTGGTGGCACAAAAGTATGGGAATTTGAAAATCAAGTTGGCATGCTGAATATAAAACACGGTCTTGAAGCACTTGAGGGAGAAGAGTCCGCGTCCTCAGACCATTCCAGGTGTGGAAAGCCTCTCCTCCTTACCTGTGAATCTGAGGCAGGTTGGGAAGAAGAACAGGATCAGAGTATAGTTCTAAGGCAGACCCAGGCTCATGACAGAAAGAGACAGTTCCCCTCTGGGGCCAGGTCTGATTTCACCTGTAGGACCATCAATTTAGGCTTTGAGAAGGACATGCCAGGGGAAACTGCTGTTTCTTTGAAGTCTCAATCAGTGCATCATAGAGTAAGCAGCCCAGTGACAGTGGCCTGGGGCGAGAGTCCAACGCCAAAGTGGGGAGGGAAGAATGAAACTGGGCTGCTTGGAAAAGCTCTGCACCCCAAAGATTGCTCAGAAGAGTTTAAGCTTCCACGGACAGAGTCTACATACGGAAAATTTCAGTTAGTTACGTGCTTTCAGGAAAGAAACCCCAGTGAGCACAAGGGCTGTGGAAGGTTACAAGAAATGTTAAACCCCAAAGAAGAACCTTCTgggaagaaacagaataaaagggCTAATAATGCTGACGAAATGGCTAGACTAATTAGGAGTATAATGCAGCTGGAAAATGACATCTTAGAAATGGAATCTACAAAGAATAAGAAGCTTTGTGCTGCCCATACACCAGCAGTCAAGAAGGAGTTTATGATCCAGGGCCAGAAGGATCAGGAGAAGGCTGACCGTGTCCTTCGGCCAGCCAGCCCTGGAAAGTGTCTGTCCTTTGAGGATCAGCCATCTTCTCCCAAACAGACAGATGATGTTATCTGTAGAGATGGTAAAGCGAGACAGGTGGAGGTTTGCAGTAGCACTGGGAGCCATCCCCATGTCCGAGAAATCACCTTAAGCCTGCAGATGTCAAGGGAATGTATACAAGAGAGGAACTCTATGAGCGGGCACATCCATTCGGCAGAATTAGCTCAGGACGTGTGTGATTCTTTAGGGACATGCACAGCTCACAGAGAGCCCACCAACACTTCTCTTCACcccaagaggaggaggaggaaatcaCTGGCTAAAGCTCAGCCTTTGCAGCCCAGGCCTGAGAGGTCTTCTGAGAATGACAGCAATTTGGGAAAAGTGTTAGCAAGCCTCAAAGGGCAGCCTTGGGGCTTAGGAAGTCCTGAGGAATTAGAGACTGTGAAAAGTTATCAGGAAAGCCAAATTGCTAAATACTTAAGTAGTTCCAAGCAAGAGGAGCCAACAGCTCAGGGTGGCATTGAAATGGCTGTGCAAAGGGGAGGGGACCtacaggataaaaataaaatgatgtcatTGACTCAGGAATTTTTTGGTCCAAGTCACCTTTATTTGGGCACATTTTTCAGTCAGGAGACCATTGGTCCATTGCCGAGCCAGCAAGATCCCTCTACAGCTCCTTTTCACCAAGACCTGAGTAATACCTTGCCCTTGAATTCTCCAAACCTGCCCAGCAGCTGTCTCCATGCGTCTGATGCTGTAGACATCTCTTCAGTCGACTTTGTGCTGGATCCCACAACGTTGAAGATTCCCAAGAGCCCCTGGGTGGCTAGAGCAGAGCCTCAGGAGCAGAGCGGGAAGTCGAGAAGCCACAGCCCTCAGGGAAAGGTGAGAGAGAGCACTTTGGTGGCGCACGCGGCTCTCTGTGAATCTGTGATATCCATGGCCCCGGGAGCTCATCATTTTGAGGCACCAGAGAGCATTGCGGCCAGGCTATCAGTGAGCACCAGCCCCCAAGACCAAGGAGGGGACCACGGAATCACCTCTATGGACTTGAGTACCAAGGAAGGTTTGCCTTCTGAAGCTGAAGTAGCTGTACAAAAAGAAATAGGAGCCAATTCCCTGAGCAGGGGCTCTAGCCAGCTTGAAAAGAGGGTCAGCTTCTCCTTACAAGAGAATAATAATCAAGGTACAGAGGCAaagcagaaggcagaggaggaggctgaggctttCTTAGGACCTGTTTCCCTGCCAAGGGTACCACACCCAGAGCCCAGGCTGTTGGAGCCTTCTGTCTATGCATCCATGTGCCTGGCTATCTTGGAGGATATCAGACAGGCAAAGGCCCAGGGAAAGCAGCTCAATGACCTTGTGGCTGGGGGGACAGTCTTTCCTTACTATGAAACTTTACTAGAATGTTCTTCAAGGGCTGCTGGCAGGCATCAGTATAAACAAATGGACCAATCAGTGTCAGACAGTACCGGGAATGAGGGCGAAGCACAGGGGTCTGATGGGGCGTCTGTATCTGCCGAACCAGGACATCTGTCAGTTGATAAGAGGAAACTCCAGACCTCACCGCTCTCTGCAGACAGCTTTCAACCTTCGCCCAACACTGACGCTGACAGAGGGCCATGGTGTCCCACACAGGCTTCTTCCTATGCTGCCTCTGCTCTGGGCGAAAGACATTGTCCTGGAGAACTGAAACATTTCCTGGGAGCTTATGAACAGCTCATATGTCACTCTACTTCTTCCATAAtcatagaaaaaaaggaagaagcaacCAGAACATTTTCCTTTGTGGATCCTGTAGACTGCAACAGCCTTCTTTCTTCAGCAGCTGTGCAGGGGGACAGGAAGATAACACCAGAGAAAGGAGTGGCTGCCTTATCTTCTCAGGCCCCTTGTGATGATTCTGGAGTGATTATGGGTGGGCAAAGTAAGTCAGCTCCCCGGGGGACTACAGAAGATATGTCCCCTGCCCGTAGGGCCAGCAGCCCAGAGCACCAGGAGCCTAGAGCTCAGGACACCGCATATATAGTAGGTTCAGGTAACTTCTTGCTGACGGCACAGGGAGAAAAAACAGCCCAACTTGAAAGTCAgactgtgatctgtgatgctcAGGATTCTGCAAGTCTCTTTTCTAAGCAAGACCACATCCAAAGCCTTGAGGCTTTCATTGGCTTAGAAGAAGGGTGGGCAAGTCCCCAGCAGGGAATTGTTCTGCCTGGAGCCATGAGAAAGGTTAAACTGGGAGCTCCAGCACAGCAGCATGTGGAGTGGAAGGGAAGGATTGTGTCTGAGTTGACTGAAGCCTCCAGAGCTTGCAGCAAACATCCTGGGCCAACTTCATTTCCAGATCAAAGACCTAGCCCAGATCCTGGGGCAGTGAGGGAGGAAGGCCCCTACAGATGTggaaaggaaattttagattgcCTCCTCTTCTCAGGGAGCACCGAAGGCAACAGGACTCTCAGCCCAccgaggagggaagaagggagcagAATTGTCCCTTCCTGTCAGTCCTGGCATTCTCAGCCTACTGCTACTCCTGCCTGTCCCTCCTGTTCTTCCACTTTACTATGTTATAGAGAAGGTGACCCGGGGAAGGAGACTTTAAAGTCTGCTCCCCTCACTGTCCACCCACCCTGTGTTGTACCTTCCGAGGCCTATGAGAGGGATGAGACAAGAGAGAGCTCTTTTAGGGAAGCTGACATGCTCTTGACACATGGACCTGAGCTCCAAGACCTTAATATGAAAGTTAGGCCAGCAGAAAACAGCACTCTAGAACCATCCACTATGGCTGCTATCCTATCTCCAGCTCAAGGTTACAACTCCCCATCTACCTCTGATGTGAAGACAAGTGCTTCCAGCTACTCAGCTGCTGACAGTTCAGTATGGATTCCTGAAAACAAGGTGGCCGAGAAGAAAGCCACTGAAGACCCTAAGTTTGCCCCTTTCCCTGCAGGCATGTATTCTGAGTCACTGAGGCACTTTCAGGGCAGCTCTATAGGTGGCCAGGATGCACAGGTGTCTCAAACCAAGGCAGAACCACCTGCAACAACTCAGGGACCACATATCCTGAATTTAAGCGAAAGGCCTACTGAGAGTGAGCTGACGGTAGAATTACAGCTTGGATGTTTCAAAAATGCCATCAGATGCCTTTCAGAAAACACCCAATTTTCCACAAAGTCCAGGGATAATAATTGCTTGAATTCCCAAGCCAAGTCTATAGCATGCTGGAAACATGTCTCCAGTCCCCAGGATGACAATctctgggaggaggaagagcagcaGAGAGACCAGGCTTCAGATGCCCAGGGCAAGACTACCCCACCTTCCAATGACGGTGGCCTGGATGGCTGTGAGATTACAGAAGCTGGGAAAGAAGTGGCTGTGGCCAAGGTTTTCTCACTGAGCTTTGAAGACCCAGCTGCTGTGCCCTTGGAGCAAAGAGAAACACCACAGCCTGTCGCCCAGAGGCCCGACCAGCCCCAGCACAGGTACTCAATTCCTATGATTGCCATCTTCTCTGGCCCCCAACACTCTGAGTCCTCCCCCAGACAACAGTTGCCTGTGTTCAGCTCTTCTCCATCTCTTCGGGAGTTAAACTTGAACGTGAAGCCTCTCTCCTCTATAGACCAGGATATACCAGGGCCTGAGAAACAGTGGTACCCGCCCCTCAAGGGCTTTCCCTCAGGAAAGTCAGTGGTAAGAGTATCTCTGAAGGCTACAGACAGCGATGAGAAAGCCTCATCTACTGTGGGTGATGGCACTGCTGATGACAGGCCCTTAAAACCCATCACCCCTCCTTACCCAACATCTCCAACTGCCTCATGCATGCCAACCCCTGCTTTTGTGACCAGCTGGATGCCTGATGCTTTAGATCAGGCTCAGCAGGGAAAGCCAGAGAGACTGGGTGTCCAGGTCAGGCCAGACAATTGGGGTTCTCAGCTGGGCAAAGAAATTTTGCACTTCGGCTCCAATGATATCAATCCCTATATCCCACTGTGGTATCCAGAGGGGCCTGCATATATTGGCTGGAAGCAGTATGTGTTTGGCAGTGCTGCTGATGTCTCCTCCAGCCAGAAACTCTGGGACCTGACACCATCAAACGTGGCCCCGGGCGGTGCCGTCGATGTCTCCTGCAGCCAGAAACCCTGGGACCTGACACCATCAAACGTGGCCCAGGGCGGTGCCATCGATGTCTCCTCCAGCCAGAAACCCTGGGACCTGACACCATCAAACGTGGCCCAGGGCAGTGCCGTCGATGTCTCCTGTATCAAGAAACCCTGGGACCTGACACCATCAAACGTGGCCTCGGGTGGTGCCGTCGATGTCTCCTGCAGCCAGAAACCCTGGGACCTGACACCATCAAACGTGGCCCCGGGCGGTGCCGTCGATGTCTCCTGCAGCCAGAAACCCTGGGACCTGACACCATCAAACGTGGCCCAGGGCGGTGCCATCGATGTCTCCTCCAGCCAGAAACCCTGGGACCTGACACCATCAAACGTGGCCCAGGGCGGTGCCGTCGATGTCTCCTGTATCAAGAAACCCTGGGACCTGACACCATCAAACGTGGCCCAGGGCGGTGCCATCGATGTCTCCTGCAGCCAGAAACCCTGGGACCTGACACCATCAAATGTAGCCGAGTGGTCCAACATGGGCAATGGCCTAGAAGACCAGAACTCGCCATTCCTCTCCCCACTCAGCACCCATGTCAACACTCAGGACCTGGCAAGCACTTATAGCAGCATTGAGAATAGCCAAGCTTCAAATGAAACCCAGGAAATAAGGAGGGCCTCCTTTGTCCTAGGGCACCCCCCTGTCCTGACCAGGCCTGAAGGAGCAGCCCCCACTTCAGGTCTTGACAGACCCCAGTGCAAGGGCCCCCCTGTTGAGACAGGCTGTCTGAGGAGTAAGTCTCCCTCGGGTGAGGGAAGTGCTACAGGTCTGGTGAAGGAGATTATGCCACTGTGCCTGTCAGAAACAGGCTGCCCCAAGGGAAAGGTCAGAACTAGCACATTTGAGAAGGGCACACAGACCCTGGGTTGCAGGCTCCGCTGGAGCTGCACTGACATCTCTGCCCAGTCTGAAGCCAGTGCAATGGCCACCCCTGAGCTGGCCTCGTGGGCCAGCATGCACAACCTGTCCCTCCACCTCTCACAGCTCCTGCACAGTACCTCTGAGCTGCTTGGGAGTCTCTCCAAGCCCAGTGTGGACAGAAAGGAGCACAACACCAAAAGAAACACCCCTGATGAGGCCCCACAGACCCTGCTGATGATGGACAGCTTTACTCAGACCACAGTGGATGAGGGCAGCCAAACTGACCTGATCTCACCCCTGTGCTACCAGGCCTCAGAGGCCAAACCTCAGGAAACTGATAGGATCCTTAAGGTGCCGAGCTCAGATACCTCAACCATGTCTCAAGAAAAGGGAGATGTTGCTCAGaagagagaagaggcagaggaaacagcGTGGAAAATGGCACAGCCCCCAGATCTCCAGGAGGAAGGCACTCACTGCAGATCCCAGAGCCCTCCAACACCCTCAGCCCCGCTACAGTTTCAAAAAGACGCTATTGGGCAGAATCTTCCTTCCGTGAGCCCAGCAGTTTCTGATGCTTTTCTGCCTCCCATCTCCCAGCCAGAGGAATCCTCTTCCATGGTTGTCAGCAACTCCAGCCTCAGCACCTCTCACTCCCCAGGGCTCTTCCTCAATATTTCACAGGCCCTCGGGGAGCCCAGGGAGCAGAAGGAGCTGGACTCCACAAATGCCTTGTTGGTAGACAGGgcctcctcccccatcctcaCTCTTTGTCCAAGCACCCAAGAGTTGGGTCTTCCCCCAGGCTCTTTGACTCCTTCAGCTCCCCCTCTTGAAGGTCATCAGAAGCTTGATTCCTACCCAGATCCTCCTCTTGGTATCCTGGAGCCTCTAATGGATAATTACTCCCAAACCATTGAGTCAGATGGTTGCCAGAGAGCTGAGAAGCCGGGTGGAGAGGGTAGAAGTCCCTTAGAGAGGAGTGTTGTGAGGTCCTTTCTTGAGTTACGCTccacacacagcccacagcagagCCCAGATCTCCAAGTTAATTTCATAGAGCAGCCCCCTCAGCAGCGTGAGCTCAGCACCACCACTGAGGTCCAAAGCAAATTGATACCTCTACCATGGCCGCAGAGGAGCCAGAGGCTGGCCGACAGCTTGGTGCCTGAAGAGGTTTCCCCAGAGCTCGGCCCACTGAGCAGTAAGGGGCCAAGTCGATGGCAAAGCAGGTCAGAAAATGCAGGTGAGAGCTCAGTACCTCCAGGGGAGCCCCAGCCTCCTTTGGACCTTTTCTCTTCATGGAGAGGCCTCCAACACCTCAGCCCCTGCCCTATCTCTGAGCTGACTGATAATACAAGGCTCCAGGATCCTGCCTTGAGCCTCCCTCAGGCCTGCCAACCTGAAGGGCAGCTGCGCCCCAGTTCCCAGATGTGCATGACGCCTGACCCCCAGCATCACAATCTGAGGGACCTCCCTGTGCATAATAAATTTAGGAACTGGCATGGGGTTCAGGATGGCTCTTCTGGGAGCCCAGGTATGACTGAAGAGCTGGGGGCCAGCTGTGATCTCAGCTATGGAGAGCAGGGACAGAGTACCCCACATCCTCTTGAAGGCCAGAACCAGGGTCCTGAGTGGTCCCAGAGGGAGCAGATTCCCCTGCAAGTTGGGACACAGAATCTCTCACTCAGCATGGAACTCACAGAAGCCAAACTGCACCGTGGCTTTGGGGAGTCGGATGCCCTGCTGCAGGTACTACAGAGTGGGGCCGGGGAGGCGCTTGCTCCTGACAAGCCTGCCTTGTCCATCTGGGAGGAGCTCCATGCCCG GCAAAAAACCACCATTGAGAACCTCAGGAGAGAGCGGGCTGAGCGACTCCAGAACTTCCGTCGGACGCGGAGCTTGAGCCCCCAGAAACAACTGAGCCTCCTGCCCAACAGGGATTTCCTCACCCAGGACCTTGACTTGCCCAGCAGGCGCCGAGAATACCTGCAGCAACTGAGGAAAGATGTTGTGGAGACCACTAG GAGCCCAGAGTCAGTGTCCCGGCCTGCGCACTCACCCTTGGACATAGAGCTGATGCTGCGAGACTACCAGCGGGCGCGCGAGGAGGCCAGGGCGGAGATTGCCCGGGCCCGGGACCGACTGCGGGAGCGGGCGGAACAAGAGAAGCTGAGAATCCGCCGGCAGATCACTTCCCAGCTGTTGAGG GAGGAAGAAAAACTCCACAGCCTGGCTAACTCCAGCTCCCTGTGCACCAGCTCCAATGGAAGCCTCTCGTCTGGCATGACCTCTGGCTACAACAGCAGCCCAGCCTTGTCAGGCCAGCTCCAATCCCCAGAAAACATG